The Sphingopyxis fribergensis DNA segment TCGGTCTTGCGCTGCACCGCAGTGCGCTGGAGAAACGCCGCGCCCAGTTCGGCGAGTTGCCCGTTCGGCGTCTCGGTCAGCGCCTCGATCCAGCGACGGCCATCGTCATATGTCTCGCGGCCAAGGCCGAGCGCGAGCGCGGGGATGTCGGGCAGTTCCATCGTGCCCTCGATCGCCGAATGGCAGCTGAGAATCTGTTCGATCAGCGTCGATCCCGCGCGCGGCATGCCGAGGATGAAGATCGGATCGGGAGTGGGGTCGCCAGCGCCCGCGCGCGCGGCGAAGAATTCGGGGGTGCAGGCGGCGATGATCGCGTCGACCGCGGCGCTCGTCTCGGCGGCGCGATAGCCGAGCTGCGCGGACCGGATCGCGTTGCCGGCAGCATAGTGGCGAAATGCCGACTCATGTTCGGCGACGTCGTCATAGGCTTTGCCGAGCGCGAAATGCAGGTGCAGTCGGTCGTCGGCGCGCGCCTCGGCATCGGGTTCGGCCGCAACCAGCGCCGCCTCCATCGCCGCGCGGTCGTTCGCATCGAAACGGATCGTCTTGAGATTGGCGAGACTCCACCAGATTTCGCCAAGCCCCGGATCGGCGGCAAGCGCGCGACGATAGGCGGCGACACTGTCGTCCTGCCGCCCGACGGTCTTGAGCATATGGCCATGGCTCATCCACAGCTTGGCATGATCGGGGAAGCGGCGCGTCAGTTCTTCGTAAAGCGCGAGCGCCTCGTCATAACCGCCGATGCGGCCAAGCGCGGCGGCGCGTAAATTCGCGTGCGCCGGATTGTCGGGATCGCCATTGAGCACCGCATCGAGCGTCTCGGCGGCTTCGGCGAAGCGGTTCTGCTTGTAATAGACGGTGGCAAGATTGGCACGCGCCGCGCCGAACCCCGGCGCGAGTTGCAATGCGCGCGACAGTAGTTTTTCGGCATCCTCATATCGCCCGATGCGCCCCGCGACCTCGGCGAGCATGCGGATTGCGGCGACGTCGGTCGCATCTTCGCGTAGCCGCTGGCGTAGCGCGCCCTCGGCGTCGGGCAGCCGGTCTTCGGCGAGCGCGAGCGCGGCGTCGACCATCGCCGCGTCATGGATCGTTGCGCCCACCGCGGCGAGCGACGCCGCTTGTGCTTCCTCCTCGCGGTTCAGCGCGCGGAGGGCGTGCGCGGCGAGGCGGTGCGCCGCGGCTGATGTCGGCACCTCGTCGATGATTGCCTGTGCCTGCGCGAGCGCGGCGCCGGGTTGTCCGCTCAGAAGCTGCCGGGCGTTGGCCAGCGCCTGATCGAGCGTGACGGTCGCCAAACTCCCGGCCTCAGCTTTTCGCCGCGCGGGCCTTGGCGACGGCCTGCTTCAACCCGTCATAGCCGATCTGCCCCTGGAACAGCTGATCGCCGACGATCCAGGTCGGGGTGGCATTGAGCTGCAGCTGGGTCGCGATCGCGAGGTTGCTGTCGAGCTCGCGCTGGAACAGCGCCTCGTTCGCGGTCGCATCGGCGGTGCCGTCGGTGACGACGCCGACCTTGGCGGCGGCGGCGGCGATCGCCGCCTTGTCGAGCGACCCGCTCGCGAACATCGCGTGATGGAAGGCATCATATTTGCCCTGCCGCGCCGCGGCGAGCGCCATGATCGCGGCATCGCGGCTCTGCGGCGCGATGATCGGCAGCTCGCGGAACACGACTTTCAGCCTTTTGTCCTCGCGGATCAGCCGGTCGACGTCGGGTACGCTCGCGCGGCAGAAGCCGCAGGCATAGTCGGTGAACACCACCAAAGTGACATCGCCGTCGGCATTGCCCGCCCACGCACCGGCATAGGGTTTTTCGAGCGCGGGGCGGATCGCGTCGATCGCCTTGGCAATTTCGCCGTTACGCTGCGCTTCGAGCGCCTCGGGAATAATCTGGGGGTTCGCCTTGATATAATCGGCGACGATCGTCTCGACCTCGCTCTTGCTCATTCCGCCGCCAAAGCGGCCGCCGAGCCAGAAGGCGACTGCAAGCAGGAGAATCCCGCCCGCAGCCAAGGCCCATGGGCGCCTCAAAACGCCATCCATTTCCGTCCCCCTCATGTGCGGCAGCCGCTGCGCAGGCATCGCTTTGGCGCTCGTCGCCTTCTTCGCTGTCGGCGAGACCGGCGAACGGTCGTCGCCTTCCATCGCGCTTGCCGCGCCGGTCGGCGTGGGCTTCGCGACTGCCGGAATCGCAGAGTCTCCCGCAAACAGCGGCAGATCGGGCGCGGCGGGCGCGCTCGCCAGCGCGGCGGCGGCCTCCTCGCGCGCGAGCAATTGTTCGAGGCCCGAAGGAGGCGGCGCCGGTTCCTCGCGCGGTGCGGGGCGCAGCTTGCTTGCAGCGTCGCCGATGCCGTCACGAAGGCTTTCGCCGCTCGCCTTGGCAATGTCGACGACGCCCGCCTTGGTCTTGCCCGCGACCTCGCCGAGCCCGCGCCCGGCTTCGCTCGACAGTCTGGCGACCTTGTCGCCGAGCGCCATTTTCTCCCACGCCTCGCCGCTCGCCTTCGCGGCGGCGCGGCCGGCTTGCGCCGACCCCCGTCCCGCCGCGCGTGCGGCGCGCGCCGTGACCGCACCGGTCTTCGCGGCCAATTCGCGCGAGCGGCGCGGGATTTCCATCGCCTCGACGCGCGCAGGGATGTCGGCGCGCTCGCCGACGCGGATTGTCCAGTCGGCAAAGGCCTCGGCGCCGTCTCGAATCCGGTCCCACAGATTTGCGGCGCCGGCCTTGATCGCTTCGGGTTTTACCAGCGGATCGCGCGGCTTTTCGAGGGCGCTGTAACGCGCGAGGTCGATGCCGACCGGCGGCTCGTCCTTTGGCTTGGCCAATCCTTCGTCATGTGCCGGCGCGCCGCCCGTCGGCGTCGGCGCGGGGTCGCGTAGCCACGGCTGGTAATAATCGTCTTTCTTGTCGGTCACTTATCGCCCTCGAGCATCACGGAAATGCGATGCGTCGCCCCCGTTTTCATCCGAACTAAAGCCTTCACCCGAAACTAACGCCGTTTG contains these protein-coding regions:
- a CDS encoding tetratricopeptide repeat-containing sulfotransferase family protein, producing MATVTLDQALANARQLLSGQPGAALAQAQAIIDEVPTSAAAHRLAAHALRALNREEEAQAASLAAVGATIHDAAMVDAALALAEDRLPDAEGALRQRLREDATDVAAIRMLAEVAGRIGRYEDAEKLLSRALQLAPGFGAARANLATVYYKQNRFAEAAETLDAVLNGDPDNPAHANLRAAALGRIGGYDEALALYEELTRRFPDHAKLWMSHGHMLKTVGRQDDSVAAYRRALAADPGLGEIWWSLANLKTIRFDANDRAAMEAALVAAEPDAEARADDRLHLHFALGKAYDDVAEHESAFRHYAAGNAIRSAQLGYRAAETSAAVDAIIAACTPEFFAARAGAGDPTPDPIFILGMPRAGSTLIEQILSCHSAIEGTMELPDIPALALGLGRETYDDGRRWIEALTETPNGQLAELGAAFLQRTAVQRKTDKPFYIDKLPNNWLYTAFIRLILPNARIIDARRHPLDCCFSNFRQHYAKGQAFSYGLADVGGYYCDYVRLMAHVDAVQPGGVHRVIHEALLDDPEAEVRAMLTYLDQPFEEACLTFHANARAVRTASSEQVRRPINRDGVGQWQPYEIWLDPLKKALGPVLGAYPAIPAEFE
- a CDS encoding DsbA family protein, whose protein sequence is MTDKKDDYYQPWLRDPAPTPTGGAPAHDEGLAKPKDEPPVGIDLARYSALEKPRDPLVKPEAIKAGAANLWDRIRDGAEAFADWTIRVGERADIPARVEAMEIPRRSRELAAKTGAVTARAARAAGRGSAQAGRAAAKASGEAWEKMALGDKVARLSSEAGRGLGEVAGKTKAGVVDIAKASGESLRDGIGDAASKLRPAPREEPAPPPSGLEQLLAREEAAAALASAPAAPDLPLFAGDSAIPAVAKPTPTGAASAMEGDDRSPVSPTAKKATSAKAMPAQRLPHMRGTEMDGVLRRPWALAAGGILLLAVAFWLGGRFGGGMSKSEVETIVADYIKANPQIIPEALEAQRNGEIAKAIDAIRPALEKPYAGAWAGNADGDVTLVVFTDYACGFCRASVPDVDRLIREDKRLKVVFRELPIIAPQSRDAAIMALAAARQGKYDAFHHAMFASGSLDKAAIAAAAAKVGVVTDGTADATANEALFQRELDSNLAIATQLQLNATPTWIVGDQLFQGQIGYDGLKQAVAKARAAKS